From one Nycticebus coucang isolate mNycCou1 chromosome 14, mNycCou1.pri, whole genome shotgun sequence genomic stretch:
- the LOC128565605 gene encoding olfactory receptor 5T1-like, with protein sequence MSGLPSGMDLHAKNQVENVTEVTMFILMGITDDSELQVVLFLLFLAIYLFTLIGNLGLVILVTVDSRLHNPMYYFLSALSFLDACYSTVVTPKMLVNFLAENKAISFLGCTTQMFFFGTLGTTECFLLAAMAYDRYVAIYNPLLYAVSMSPRVYVPLITACYVCGILHATVHTVAMFSLSFCGANEIRHFFCDIPPLLAISCSDTHTNQLLLFYFVGSIEIVTVLIVLISYSFILLAILKIRSAGGRQKVFSTCGSHLTGVSIYHGTILFMYVRPSASHTLEYDMVVSIFYAIVSPMLNPIIYSFRNQDVKQAVKRLLRKIGPRVK encoded by the coding sequence ATGTCAGGGTTGCCTTCAGGGATGGATTTACATGCGAAGAATCAGGTGGAAAACGTGACTGAAGTCACCATGTTTATACTGATGGGCATCACAGATGATTCTGAGCTGCAAGTCgtcctatttttattgtttttggcaATCTATCTGTTCACTCTGATAGGAAATTTGGGACTGGTCATACTGGTCACTGTGGATTCCCGGCTCCACAACCCCATGTACTACTTTCTGAGCGCTCTGTCATTCTTGGATGCCTGCTATTCTACTGTCGTCACCCCCAAAATGCTCGTCAATTTCCTGGCAGAGAACAAAGCCATTTCATTTTTGGGGTGTACAACACAGATGTTTTTCTTTGGTACTTTAGGGACCACGGAATGCTTTCTGTTGGCTGCGATGGCTtatgaccgctatgtggccatctaCAACCCTCTCCTGTATGCAGTGAGCATGTCACCCAGAGTCTACGTGCCACTCATCACCGCCTGCTACGTCTGTGGCATTTTGCATGCTACTGTACACACTGTAGCTATGTTCAGCCTCTCCTTCTGTGGAGCCAATGAAATTAGACATTTCTTTTGTGACATCCCTCCTCTTCTTGCTATTTCATGTTCTGACACTCACACAAACCAGCTCCTTCTCTTCTACTTTGTGGGCTCCATTGAGATAGTCACCGTCCTGATTGTCCTGATCTCTTACAGTTTCATCCTGTTGGCAATTCTGAAAATACGTTCTGCGGGAGGGAGACAAAAGGTGTTCTCTACGTGTGGCTCTCACCTAACCGGAGTGTCAATTTATCATGGAACAATCCTGTTCATGTACGTGAGACCAAGTGCCAGCCACACTTTGGAATATGACATGGTGGTGTCGATATTTTATGCCATTGTGAGTCCCATGCTGAATCCCATTATCTACAGTTTCAGGAACCAAGATGTAAAACAGGCCGTGAAAAGATTGTTGAGAAAAATTGGTCCACGAGTAAAGTAG